A region from the Lentimonas sp. CC4 genome encodes:
- a CDS encoding alpha-E domain-containing protein, with amino-acid sequence MLSRVANSLYWLSRYLERAENLTRLVDVNRYDALDTISSAKDDDSTWRPLLYATCSQEAYETAKAEEEDDIDVSWFITFSTGPQDSIRQCIAHARENARMVRDQISEEMWLELNSFHLFMQSAEAERLWEERPESFYRRTIKACMLFSGLINATILHDEGWHFMETGRYLERADKTTRVLDMLAFENAPDRGKLASALRSCSAFSAFRAENPGEVTLENVMSFLLFSPSFPRSVRFCLRQIDTQLHAISGTQSGSFSNEAERINGSALAQLNFSSIQDVLDAGYHTYIDQLQTQFNRIGRQVFETYILLPQEISSLPTYNSPQWQIQQQQQQQ; translated from the coding sequence ATGCTTTCACGCGTTGCCAACAGTCTTTACTGGCTCAGTCGTTATCTAGAACGAGCCGAAAACTTAACCCGCCTAGTCGACGTCAATCGCTATGATGCATTGGATACGATCTCCAGCGCGAAAGACGACGACTCGACTTGGCGTCCTCTGCTCTATGCGACCTGCTCACAAGAAGCATACGAAACTGCAAAAGCCGAAGAGGAGGACGATATCGACGTGAGTTGGTTTATCACCTTCTCCACTGGCCCGCAGGACTCTATCCGCCAATGCATCGCCCACGCCCGCGAGAATGCTCGCATGGTGCGTGATCAGATCTCGGAAGAAATGTGGCTAGAGCTCAACAGCTTCCACCTCTTCATGCAGTCCGCAGAAGCTGAGCGACTATGGGAAGAACGCCCCGAATCGTTCTACCGCAGAACAATTAAGGCCTGCATGCTCTTTTCTGGACTCATCAATGCGACCATTCTACACGACGAAGGTTGGCACTTCATGGAAACAGGCCGCTACCTAGAACGCGCCGACAAGACCACCCGCGTGCTCGACATGCTGGCCTTTGAAAACGCACCCGACCGTGGCAAACTCGCATCCGCACTGCGCTCCTGCTCTGCATTCTCGGCCTTCCGCGCGGAAAACCCGGGCGAAGTCACCTTAGAGAATGTTATGTCATTCCTGCTCTTTTCGCCATCCTTCCCACGCTCGGTGCGCTTCTGCTTACGCCAAATCGACACACAGTTGCACGCTATCTCTGGCACACAGAGTGGCAGTTTCTCCAACGAAGCCGAACGCATCAACGGCAGCGCACTCGCCCAACTCAACTTCTCCAGCATCCAAGACGTCTTAGACGCAGGCTACCACACATACATCGACCAACTACAAACACAGTTTAACCGCATCGGACGACAAGTATTCGAAACCTATATTTTACTGCCACAAGAGATCAGTAGCCTGCCGACCTATAACAGTCCTCAATGGCAGATTCAGCAGCAACAACAGCAGCAGTAG
- a CDS encoding circularly permuted type 2 ATP-grasp protein, translating to MFTSYQKESFFDEMFGNGKDGHFPHYAALHERYSRISDEEMNEKQRLVNDGFLEQGITFTVYGDDKGTERIFPFDLIPRIIPNTEWQTIEQGLTQRIIALNLFLHDIYHDAQIVKDGIIPESVVKGASHYRPEMCNVDVPKDIYLQICGTDLIRDDQGKYLVLEDNGRCPSGVSYLLENREAMKRAFPSLYRECGVRPVDNYPETLLKTLEYLSPREGHKPVCVLLTPGVYNSAYFEHTFLARKMGIEIVEGRDLIVLNGYVFMRTTKGLVQVDVIYRRLDDDFLDPRVFREDSMLGVPGLMEAYLRGNVALANAVGTGVADDKVTYAYVPDMIKYYLDQDPILESVPTYLAWRDDDRKYILDNLEKLVVKAANESGGYGMLMGPTSTAKERAEFTTKIKENPRNYIAQPVVSLSRHPTICNENTIEGRHIDLRPFILYGDKIEIIPGGLTRVALNKGSLVVNSSQGGGSKDTWVLYK from the coding sequence ATGTTTACTAGTTACCAAAAAGAATCGTTTTTTGACGAAATGTTCGGAAACGGCAAGGATGGCCATTTCCCGCATTACGCCGCACTCCACGAACGCTACTCACGCATCAGCGACGAAGAGATGAATGAGAAGCAGCGCTTAGTGAATGATGGATTCCTAGAGCAAGGGATCACCTTTACCGTGTATGGTGATGACAAGGGAACCGAGCGTATCTTTCCCTTCGACCTGATTCCACGCATCATCCCGAATACAGAATGGCAGACGATCGAACAAGGTCTCACACAGCGCATCATCGCGCTCAATCTGTTCCTGCACGACATCTATCACGATGCTCAAATCGTTAAAGACGGCATCATCCCAGAGTCCGTCGTTAAAGGTGCCTCACACTACCGCCCCGAGATGTGCAATGTGGATGTGCCCAAAGACATCTACCTACAAATTTGCGGCACCGATCTAATCCGTGACGACCAGGGCAAATACCTCGTGCTGGAAGACAACGGACGCTGCCCTTCAGGTGTGTCGTATCTACTCGAAAACCGCGAGGCGATGAAACGCGCCTTCCCGAGCCTCTACCGCGAATGTGGAGTGCGCCCGGTCGACAACTACCCAGAGACGCTACTCAAGACTTTAGAATACCTATCACCGCGCGAAGGCCACAAGCCAGTCTGTGTGCTTCTGACGCCAGGAGTCTATAACAGCGCTTATTTTGAACACACCTTCCTCGCTCGTAAGATGGGCATTGAAATCGTCGAAGGCCGCGACTTGATCGTCCTCAACGGCTACGTCTTTATGCGCACCACGAAGGGACTTGTTCAGGTCGATGTCATTTATCGCCGCTTAGACGACGACTTCCTCGACCCACGTGTTTTCCGCGAAGACTCGATGCTCGGCGTGCCCGGCCTAATGGAAGCCTATTTACGCGGCAATGTCGCATTAGCCAATGCGGTGGGAACCGGAGTCGCAGATGACAAAGTGACCTACGCCTACGTGCCGGACATGATCAAATATTATCTCGATCAAGATCCGATTCTCGAAAGCGTGCCGACCTACTTGGCTTGGCGCGACGACGATCGAAAATACATTCTGGATAACTTAGAAAAACTCGTCGTCAAAGCCGCCAACGAATCTGGTGGTTATGGGATGCTAATGGGGCCAACATCGACCGCCAAAGAGCGCGCCGAGTTTACGACCAAGATCAAAGAAAACCCGCGCAATTATATCGCGCAACCTGTGGTATCGCTCTCGCGCCATCCGACCATTTGCAATGAAAACACGATCGAAGGCCGACACATCGACCTGCGCCCCTTCATCTTATATGGCGACAAAATCGAAATCATCCCAGGTGGGCTCACTCGCGTTGCGCTCAACAAAGGCTCCCTCGTCGTTAACTCCTCCCAAGGTGGCGGTAGTAAAGACACATGGGTGCTCTATAAATAA
- a CDS encoding transglutaminase family protein gives MQLKVHHRTEYLYTRAVSHNCNELRLTPPNTESQTCINSYISVLPATRLRNYLDLNTNRVHHFEIPRPHNRLTIDSRSTVKTKSLVDLNNLPYGFHHKELKHCTALEACHPFLQNSDFVEITPTIWKQALDIQDDSTDVFQTCYAMMAHIFEHYDYDPNATTVHTHTNEIIENQTGVCQDFAHAMAALCRSIHIPTRYVSGYFFDATHDHSLRGAAASHAWVEVYIPPVGWIGLDPTNNKIVDETYIKLAVGRDYHAVAPVIGGYFGGDRSGLAVSVQVERIDSHLDA, from the coding sequence ATGCAGCTCAAAGTCCACCATCGGACCGAATACCTCTATACCAGAGCAGTCTCTCACAATTGCAACGAACTAAGACTAACGCCACCTAACACCGAGTCACAAACATGTATCAACAGCTACATCAGTGTGCTCCCTGCGACTCGACTCAGAAACTACTTAGATCTGAACACCAATCGCGTCCATCACTTCGAGATTCCGCGACCGCACAACCGATTAACGATCGATAGCCGCTCCACCGTAAAAACAAAGTCACTGGTCGATCTAAACAATCTGCCCTATGGCTTTCATCATAAAGAGCTCAAGCACTGCACTGCGCTTGAAGCCTGTCACCCATTCCTGCAAAACAGCGATTTCGTAGAAATCACACCAACGATCTGGAAACAGGCACTCGACATACAGGACGACTCGACCGACGTCTTTCAAACTTGCTACGCCATGATGGCGCACATTTTCGAGCACTACGATTACGATCCCAACGCGACCACGGTGCACACGCACACAAATGAGATCATAGAAAATCAGACTGGGGTCTGTCAGGACTTTGCGCATGCGATGGCTGCATTGTGTCGCTCCATACACATCCCGACTCGTTATGTGAGCGGCTATTTTTTCGATGCCACACACGACCACAGCCTACGCGGGGCAGCCGCCTCGCACGCATGGGTCGAAGTTTACATTCCACCCGTAGGGTGGATTGGCCTAGATCCTACGAACAATAAGATCGTCGACGAAACCTATATCAAACTTGCCGTCGGTCGCGATTACCATGCAGTCGCACCCGTCATCGGTGGCTACTTCGGCGGGGATCGCAGCGGACTCGCAGTGAGCGTGCAGGTCGAACGTATCGACTCACATCTAGACGCTTAA